One part of the Arthrobacter tumbae genome encodes these proteins:
- the polA gene encoding DNA polymerase I, translating into MAFRAFYALPAENFSTDTGQHTNAVYGFTAMLINLLRDQEPTHVAVAFDLDTPTFRDTEYSEYKGGRSRTPEEFHGQIDLIIKVLETMRIPTLSMEGFEADDVLATLAVGAAERGWDVQVVSGDRDVFQLVNDRVTVLYPKQGVTNIPQMDAKAVEEKYFVPPHLYSDLAALVGETADNLPGVPGVGPKTAAKWILKYGGLEGILENLDAIGGKVGDALRENIENVKRNRRLNRLLTDLELPVDLQAMAAQRPDRDAVEDLFDALQFNVLRKRLFDLFGEEEPDTARDEMAPPEHQTLSTAAELTGWFNGTNQATAAVQVVTRSTSGGEEAIGVALVTASAGVYVPFEELGPDEEHVIAQWLQDLDAPKVVHDFKAAYKLLHARGFVLAGEVDDTAISGYLIQPDRRSYELADLSQVHLKLTLPTAAAAAGGQQALALEEEDVATPAVAAAYAALELSRHFAGQLVERGANQLLAGLELPLSEVLARMELTGISVAVDGLDRLYDDFSATMANTSAEAFRIIGKEINLGSPKQLQAVLFDELALPKTKKIKTGYSTDADALTDLIVKTGHPFLEQLLAHRDASKLRQTVEGLRKSVADDGRIHTTYVQTIAATGRLSSMNPNLQNIPIRSDEGRRIREAFVVGPGYESLMTADYSQIEMRIMAHLSGDEGLIEAFKEGEDLHRFVGSHIFHVAPEDVTNAMRSKVKAMSYGLVYGLSSFGLSKQLAISVDEARTLMGDYFDRFGAVRDYLRGIVEQARKDGFTSTIEGRRRYLPDLSSDNRQLREMAERAALNAPIQGSAADIIKKAMLGVDDELRSRQLTSRMLLQVHDELVLEIAPGERDEVEQLVRAEMAGAADLSVPLDVSVGTGTSWHEAAH; encoded by the coding sequence ATGGCATTCCGGGCGTTCTACGCCCTGCCTGCTGAAAACTTCTCCACGGATACCGGCCAGCACACCAACGCGGTATACGGGTTCACTGCCATGTTGATCAACCTGCTGCGCGACCAGGAGCCCACGCACGTCGCCGTCGCCTTCGACCTGGATACACCGACTTTCCGGGATACCGAATACTCCGAGTACAAGGGCGGGCGTTCCCGCACCCCGGAGGAGTTCCATGGCCAGATCGACCTCATCATCAAGGTGCTTGAGACCATGCGCATTCCCACCCTCTCCATGGAGGGCTTTGAGGCTGATGACGTCCTGGCCACTCTGGCAGTCGGGGCGGCAGAGCGGGGCTGGGATGTCCAGGTGGTCAGCGGGGACCGCGACGTCTTCCAGCTCGTGAATGACCGGGTGACGGTGCTGTACCCGAAGCAGGGCGTCACCAATATCCCGCAGATGGACGCCAAGGCGGTGGAGGAGAAGTATTTCGTTCCTCCGCACCTGTACTCGGATCTGGCCGCGCTCGTGGGGGAGACGGCGGACAACCTCCCCGGCGTTCCGGGCGTCGGCCCGAAGACAGCCGCCAAGTGGATCCTGAAGTACGGGGGCCTTGAAGGCATCCTCGAGAACCTCGACGCCATCGGGGGCAAGGTCGGGGATGCCCTTCGCGAGAACATCGAGAACGTCAAGCGCAACCGGCGGCTGAACCGCCTCCTGACAGACCTGGAACTGCCGGTCGACCTGCAGGCCATGGCCGCGCAGCGCCCTGACCGGGATGCAGTCGAGGACCTGTTCGACGCGCTGCAGTTCAATGTGCTCAGGAAGCGCCTGTTCGATCTCTTCGGAGAGGAAGAGCCGGACACCGCCAGGGATGAAATGGCACCGCCGGAGCATCAGACGCTCTCAACGGCAGCAGAACTGACCGGCTGGTTCAACGGAACCAATCAGGCAACAGCGGCAGTGCAGGTTGTCACGCGGTCCACGAGCGGGGGAGAGGAGGCCATCGGGGTCGCGCTCGTGACGGCGTCGGCAGGGGTGTATGTTCCGTTCGAGGAACTGGGCCCTGACGAAGAGCACGTCATCGCGCAGTGGCTCCAGGACCTGGATGCACCCAAGGTGGTGCATGACTTCAAGGCGGCTTACAAGCTCCTTCATGCCCGGGGTTTCGTCCTTGCCGGCGAGGTGGATGACACCGCAATCTCCGGCTACCTCATCCAGCCAGACCGGCGCAGCTACGAACTCGCTGATCTCAGCCAGGTCCACCTGAAGCTCACCCTTCCGACGGCGGCGGCTGCCGCCGGCGGGCAGCAGGCGCTGGCACTCGAGGAGGAGGACGTCGCCACTCCGGCCGTTGCCGCGGCCTACGCCGCACTCGAGCTGAGCAGGCATTTCGCGGGTCAGCTGGTGGAGCGCGGAGCCAACCAGCTGCTCGCGGGGCTGGAACTGCCTCTGTCCGAGGTGCTGGCGCGTATGGAGCTCACGGGAATCAGCGTCGCGGTGGACGGCCTGGACCGCCTCTACGACGACTTCTCGGCAACCATGGCGAACACCAGCGCCGAAGCCTTCAGGATCATCGGCAAGGAGATCAATCTCGGCTCACCCAAGCAGCTCCAGGCGGTGCTGTTCGACGAGCTTGCGCTGCCCAAGACGAAGAAGATCAAGACCGGCTACTCCACGGACGCGGACGCCCTCACGGATCTGATCGTCAAGACGGGCCACCCATTCCTTGAGCAGCTGCTGGCTCACCGCGACGCCTCGAAACTCCGCCAGACGGTGGAGGGCCTGCGCAAATCAGTGGCCGACGACGGGCGCATCCACACCACGTACGTTCAGACGATCGCGGCCACCGGACGCCTGTCCTCGATGAACCCGAACCTGCAGAACATTCCCATCCGCTCCGATGAAGGGCGCAGGATCCGGGAGGCGTTCGTGGTGGGCCCGGGCTATGAGTCCCTGATGACCGCCGATTATTCGCAGATCGAAATGCGGATCATGGCGCACCTGTCCGGTGATGAGGGCCTGATAGAGGCATTCAAGGAGGGGGAGGACCTTCACCGCTTCGTCGGTTCGCACATCTTCCACGTTGCTCCGGAGGATGTCACCAATGCCATGCGTTCGAAGGTCAAAGCCATGTCCTACGGACTCGTGTACGGCTTGAGCTCCTTCGGCCTGTCAAAACAGCTTGCCATCTCCGTGGATGAGGCACGAACCCTCATGGGGGACTACTTCGACCGGTTCGGGGCGGTGAGGGACTACCTGCGCGGAATCGTCGAGCAGGCGCGCAAGGACGGCTTCACCTCAACCATTGAGGGAAGGAGGCGGTATCTGCCGGACCTGTCGAGCGACAACCGGCAGCTGCGGGAGATGGCAGAGCGGGCAGCGTTGAACGCGCCCATCCAGGGATCAGCAGCAGACATCATCAAGAAGGCGATGCTCGGCGTCGACGATGAACTGCGGTCACGGCAGCTTACTTCCCGGATGCTGCTCCAGGTCCACGATGAACTGGTGCTAGAAATTGCTCCCGGCGAGCGGGATGAAGTCGAGCAGCTGGTCCGCGCCGAAATGGCCGGGGCAGCGGATCTCTCGGTCCCGCTCGACGTCTCGGTCGGCACCGGCACCAGCTGGCACGAAGCAGCGCATTAG
- a CDS encoding GNAT family N-acetyltransferase — MSTHTQIGTAAPAPRIETFSVDANTDTSPDGALAAWFEGVSFGFHEGRLEAEDLPKLAEAHAADGRILWGAYDDNPGPHAWNPRIPVATYGTMVNSLNVGGGRFLDAHLITAVTVRATHRRRGLLRRMITEDLQSAADRGHALAALTASEATIYGRFGFGTATHTTSVEVDVRERFAVTSPPYGRMEVVEADAAVNLAQEVFAGFHARTLGSVGRQYAYARRSSGLWGEERPQPDKALRTAVHYDDDGRPDAFVSYSFAGWDKTPYTMRVKDLVAESEAAYLELWRYLGSLDLIERVTFNMASVQDPLPWALADRRCRELKSGEDVLWLRVLDPVAALEARAYEHDGSVVLHVEDPLGHAGGAFLLEVKGGKAEVEKLGSNAADLHMDVAALGSLYLGGVTASTLASAGRIKTKSADGLERADRLFSVSRQPYCITHF, encoded by the coding sequence GTGAGTACGCATACGCAGATTGGCACCGCAGCACCAGCACCCCGTATCGAGACTTTCTCGGTGGACGCGAACACCGACACCTCTCCCGACGGCGCACTTGCCGCCTGGTTCGAGGGTGTGAGTTTCGGATTTCACGAGGGCCGGCTTGAGGCGGAGGATCTGCCGAAGCTCGCCGAGGCGCATGCGGCGGACGGCCGCATCCTGTGGGGTGCGTATGACGACAACCCCGGTCCGCACGCCTGGAATCCGCGCATTCCGGTGGCCACGTACGGCACCATGGTGAACTCGCTCAATGTGGGCGGCGGCAGGTTCCTTGACGCGCACCTGATCACTGCCGTCACCGTCCGGGCAACGCACCGGCGGAGGGGGCTCCTTCGCCGCATGATCACCGAGGACCTGCAGTCAGCGGCGGACCGCGGGCATGCTCTTGCGGCGCTGACTGCATCCGAAGCAACAATCTATGGCCGGTTCGGTTTCGGAACGGCAACCCACACCACATCGGTGGAAGTGGACGTCCGCGAGCGGTTTGCGGTCACGTCCCCGCCGTACGGACGGATGGAGGTTGTGGAAGCGGACGCCGCCGTCAATCTCGCGCAGGAAGTATTCGCCGGCTTCCACGCCCGAACGCTCGGATCGGTCGGCCGCCAGTACGCGTACGCCCGCCGGTCGTCCGGTTTGTGGGGCGAGGAGCGCCCGCAGCCGGACAAGGCGCTGCGCACCGCTGTCCATTACGACGACGACGGCCGCCCGGACGCCTTTGTCTCCTACTCGTTCGCGGGATGGGATAAAACGCCCTACACCATGCGGGTGAAGGATCTCGTAGCCGAGTCGGAGGCCGCATACCTTGAGCTGTGGCGCTATCTCGGGTCCCTTGACCTGATCGAACGGGTCACCTTCAATATGGCGTCCGTCCAGGATCCGCTTCCGTGGGCGTTGGCTGACCGGCGCTGCCGTGAATTGAAGTCCGGCGAGGACGTGCTGTGGCTGCGCGTCCTTGATCCCGTGGCTGCCCTCGAAGCAAGGGCGTATGAGCACGACGGCTCGGTAGTGCTTCACGTGGAAGACCCGCTGGGCCATGCGGGCGGCGCTTTCCTGTTGGAGGTGAAGGGCGGCAAGGCTGAGGTGGAGAAGCTTGGTTCGAACGCAGCGGACCTCCACATGGATGTCGCAGCGCTCGGCTCGCTGTACCTCGGTGGTGTCACCGCATCAACCCTGGCAAGTGCCGGGCGGATCAAGACGAAATCTGCCGACGGACTGGAGCGCGCGGACCGGCTGTTCAGCGTCTCGCGCCAGCCGTACTGCATCACGCACTTCTGA
- a CDS encoding LysE family translocator: protein MSSYLAFCGLCVALAVTPGPDSFLILRFSLRKLSSGVAASFGSAVGYLAWAGLVAVGLAALIEQSAVAFRGLKVLGGIYLVYLGIKAIRGDRKKSSATVPADAGMGSARVWNSCAAGLTSTMLNPKVGLFFLAVVPQFLPREGSVLAVTMLLGATLGLIVLVYLAGLCLVAAKANAWLNRPRVTRNLEISSGGVLGVLGIGTAASAAYA from the coding sequence ATGTCTTCCTACCTGGCGTTCTGCGGGTTGTGCGTGGCGCTGGCGGTGACGCCCGGCCCTGACAGTTTCCTCATTCTCCGCTTCAGTCTCCGGAAGCTTTCATCCGGCGTAGCGGCTTCCTTCGGTTCCGCCGTCGGCTACCTCGCATGGGCCGGCCTGGTCGCCGTCGGTCTTGCGGCGCTCATTGAACAGTCCGCCGTCGCTTTCCGGGGGCTGAAAGTGCTCGGTGGCATCTATCTGGTCTATCTGGGAATCAAAGCCATCCGCGGAGACCGGAAGAAGTCTTCGGCGACCGTTCCTGCCGACGCGGGGATGGGAAGTGCGCGGGTCTGGAATTCCTGTGCTGCCGGGCTGACCTCCACCATGCTGAATCCGAAGGTGGGCCTGTTCTTCCTCGCCGTGGTGCCGCAGTTCCTTCCCAGGGAAGGTTCAGTCTTGGCCGTCACCATGTTGCTTGGCGCAACCCTCGGACTCATCGTGCTGGTCTACCTGGCAGGACTGTGCCTGGTCGCCGCCAAGGCAAACGCCTGGCTGAACCGGCCGCGGGTCACCCGGAACCTGGAGATTTCATCCGGTGGCGTCCTCGGAGTGCTGGGCATCGGAACCGCCGCGTCCGCAGCCTACGCCTGA
- a CDS encoding hotdog fold thioesterase: MDDKFTPDAAPERSHPFLAELTAAGVPAHMHDWLRGHGIGRLAAKMGIVFQEMSAERMVATMPVEGNQQVAGILHGGAHLVLAETLGSFAAGIHAGPNRQAVGIEIGATHHRSAAAGLVTGTAVAIHLGRTLATHEVVMTDEQGRRLSTARITNLIRDVRQPNG; encoded by the coding sequence ATGGATGACAAATTCACTCCGGACGCAGCACCCGAGCGCTCCCACCCCTTCCTCGCGGAGCTGACTGCCGCCGGAGTGCCGGCGCACATGCACGACTGGCTGCGAGGACACGGCATCGGGCGGCTCGCCGCCAAGATGGGCATCGTTTTCCAGGAGATGAGTGCGGAGCGGATGGTCGCCACCATGCCGGTCGAGGGAAATCAGCAGGTGGCGGGCATCCTGCATGGCGGAGCGCACCTCGTTCTGGCGGAAACGCTCGGTTCTTTCGCAGCGGGAATCCATGCCGGACCCAACCGGCAGGCAGTCGGTATAGAGATCGGGGCCACGCACCACCGGTCCGCCGCAGCTGGACTGGTCACCGGCACAGCCGTCGCCATCCATCTTGGCCGCACCCTTGCCACCCATGAGGTGGTCATGACGGACGAGCAGGGCAGGAGGCTATCCACTGCCCGCATCACCAACCTGATCAGGGACGTACGCCAGCCAAACGGGTGA
- a CDS encoding ANTAR domain-containing response regulator: protein MSENRDSANSSPARRVIVAEDETLIRLDIVEILRGEGYDVVAEADNGEKAVELAKEHKPDLVLMDVKMPVMDGITAAEQIVKARIAPVVLLTAFSQKELVERARDAGAMAYVVKPFTPADLVPAIEIALSRHEEIKALENEVSDLQEQFATRKLVERAKSLLTTKMGLTEPEAFRWIQKTSMDRRLSMREVAETIINQVN from the coding sequence GTGTCTGAAAACCGCGACTCAGCTAACTCGAGCCCGGCCCGGCGCGTGATCGTCGCTGAGGATGAAACCCTCATACGCCTCGACATTGTGGAGATCCTGCGTGGCGAGGGCTATGACGTTGTCGCCGAGGCTGATAACGGCGAGAAGGCCGTTGAACTGGCCAAGGAACACAAGCCGGACCTGGTGCTGATGGACGTGAAAATGCCGGTGATGGACGGAATCACCGCCGCAGAGCAGATCGTGAAGGCCCGCATAGCGCCGGTCGTCCTTCTCACGGCCTTCAGCCAGAAGGAGCTCGTGGAGCGTGCCCGCGACGCCGGTGCAATGGCCTACGTGGTCAAGCCCTTCACGCCAGCGGATCTGGTTCCCGCGATCGAGATCGCTCTTTCCCGCCACGAGGAAATCAAGGCGCTGGAGAACGAGGTCTCCGACCTTCAGGAGCAGTTCGCCACCCGCAAGCTTGTTGAGCGCGCAAAAAGCCTGCTCACCACCAAGATGGGGCTCACCGAACCGGAAGCTTTCCGCTGGATCCAGAAGACCTCCATGGACCGCCGCCTGAGCATGCGGGAAGTTGCCGAGACCATCATCAACCAGGTCAACTAA